DNA from Leishmania mexicana MHOM/GT/2001/U1103 complete genome, chromosome 9:
GAGGCCGAGAATCTCGCGCAGGAGGAAGAACTGAATGACGACCTCTTGGTACACCTGCATGCCTGTGTAACACTccaccgcggctgcagctgaaGCAGGGGATGGGCAGGGGAAGACGGCACCGGATGGCGTCGGCGTTGCATcgcttgtggtggtggtcacCGGCGTCGttgacgcggaggcggctcctgccgccgctggtggaCTGCACCCCATTCGACGCGACCGCCACACGGGACCGCGACGCACCACCCGTACCACCTGCCCTCGCAACTTGTTTTGCCGTGTCAGGGATGGGTCGAGGGTCGTGCCGATCGCAATGAGGCCGCCGGGCACGGCGAACTGCAACTCGTTCTTCTCCGCCTGGAGTCGCACAACAGTGGTGCGCAGTGGGACGGCGTACAGCTCGCCAGGTGGCGGGGAGGCGACGTAGGCTAACTCTCGACCTGACAAGACATCCGCCCGTCTCGGCAGCACACCGTCGCGGCGCCggagcaccagcagcccAGGGATGATTTCGATTTCGTCTCCGACGCACAAGACACCGGCCGCGACAGTGCCACCGACGACACCGCCCTTGAGAGCCTTCGCATCGTCGCCAGCCGGGCCTGGCAGCGACACATCGAAGGAACGTAGGACGTTCATGTACTGcgcgtggtgcagctgccgccgtgggagggggatgtgCACGAGGTAGTCCAGCAAAAAGCTGATGTTcatgtgctgctgtgcgcagACCGGAATCACCGGTGCCTTGGCGTACGCTGTCTTGGTGGCGAGGTAGTGGTGAATAATGCTgtactgcgccgccgcgcgctccTTGCTAACAAGGTCAACCTTGTTCTGCAGCACGATGAGCGACGAGACGCCGATCAtctctgccgcggcgaggTGCTCCAgcgtctgcggctgcgggaACGACTCGTTGGCGgcgatgagcagcagcgcggcgtccatgatggcggcgccgttcaGCATGGTGGCCATCAGCACGTCGTGGCCGGGGCAGTCGACAAAGGAGAAGTGGCGCTTCAGCGTCATGGTCTCTCCGCAGTTGGGGCACGGCGTGCTGTCCGGCTGCGAGGACGGGTAGGTCTGGTAGCAGGTGGGGCGCGGGCAGGTCTCGCACTGGTACACCTTGGCGTTGGCGTAGCCGAGGTGAATGGTGATGTTCATGACGGCCTCGCGGTGGAACTTCTGCGTCTTGACACCGCTGAGCGCTTTGACAACGGTGGACTTACCGTGTGCGACGTGACCGATGGTGCCGACGTTGATGGTGGCCTGGCGCGACATCACCTCGAAGGTGTCGACGTTGAGCTCATCGAGGTTGATCTTGCTGAAGTCCTGCTTGGCGAGCCCCTGGTCGGTGTCGATGACCTTCTCGTCATCAAGGGTGAAGTCCGCAATATCCTCCTCGGCCATGGTGGTGACTCGAGAgagtgtggtggtggtgttggagagtgtgtgtgcgtggaagAGAGGGTGCTCCTGCTACGTACGGCGGAGAAGTTGTaacgggcacacacacacaaagggaGAAGCGAATGACGACAGGCCGGGGAATCTGTGCGCGCAGcggtcggcagcggcacacgcacacacacacacacacacacagacagacaggcgcgcgcacgcccacgTGTGTTTACGTGTGCGGCgccgagggagagagggggagtgataagaggagagggggtggtccacacacgcacacacgcgcaagaaATGGcgacagggagggggtgcagggcgggtgcagcgccgccttcatgGGTCGGTGGGCGACGGGATGAAGGGGCGTGGGCGCGAGCCGCGACGGGCGGTGATGGATGGGGCTTGCAGCATCGCCGCAGTCCCGTGCACGGCCGTGATGCGTGTAGAAGTCGTTACAGGTTTTTCTCCGCACTGCTGTGTGGCACACACAACCAGCGCGTGATCTCGTCCGCGCAGCGCAACGGGGAGAGGAAAAAGGGGAAGCGGGGGAGgaagcggggggagggagggcacgACACAGGGAAACAGGTAAGGAGATGGAAACAGGCGCAAGCCCACGCCGTCAGAttacatgtgcgtgtgcgtgcgtgcgatgACGCAGGACAGAGCTGTGCGGGGCACGCGAGTGCCTTCTTGATTCTGTTTTCTTCATGGCCATCGTGCGTCGTAGTCGTAATGANNNNNNNNNNNNNNNNNNNNNNNNNNNNNNNNNNNNNNNNNNNNNNNNNNNNNNNNNNNNNNNNNNNNNNNNNNNNNNNNNNNNNNNNNNNNNNNNNNNNACGGCGTGCTGTCCGGCTGCGAGGACG
Protein-coding regions in this window:
- a CDS encoding putative translation initiation factor EIF-2B gamma subunit — translated: MAEEDIADFTLDDEKVIDTDQGLAKQDFSKINLDELNVDTFEVMSRQATINVGTIGHVAHGKSTVVKALSGVKTQKFHREAVMNITIHLGYANAKVYQCETCPRPTCYQTYPSSQPDSTPCPNCGETMTLKRHFSFVDCPGHDVLMATMLNGAAIMDAALLLIAANESFPQPQTLEHLAAAEMIGVSSLIVLQNKVDLVSKERAAAQYSIIHHYLATKTAYAKAPVIPVCAQQHMNISFLLDYLVHIPLPRRQLHHAQYMNVLRSFDVSLPGPAGDDAKALKGGVVGGTVAAGVLCVGDEIEIIPGLLVLRRRDGVLPRRADVLSGRELAYVASPPPGELYAVPLRTTVVRLQAEKNELQFAVPGGLIAIGTTLDPSLTRQNKLRGQVVRVVRRGPVWRSRRMGCSPPAAAGAASASTTPVTTTTSDATPTPSGAVFPCPSPASAAAAVECYTGMQVYQEVVIQFFLLREILGLAAPRSGRASPHRGKDRGFNGGTDSYRVHPDRVVSSLHRRVAPLREDESIILSVGTLTTAATVLRTSRHAGRAICRLESPLSADPPHQRIVLARYVDRKVRVIGWGTILKGVPVKLLPEGSP